Below is a genomic region from Cupriavidus sp. P-10.
GGTGTGAACGTCGGCACGCGCTTCACGCTCACCCAGGAATGCGACACCCACGAGAACGTGAAGCAGACGCTGATCAAGGGCTCGGAACTCGACTCGATTCTGATCAAGCGGACGCTCGGCCATACCGCCCGCTACTTCCGTACGGTAGTCTCGGACGAAGTGCTAGCGATGGAGCATCGCCCCGGTGGTGCGACCTACAAAGACCTCGCGCACTTGCTGGCGGGGCCACGCGGACGTCAGGCCCTGGAGTCCGGTGATATGACCGCCGGGCTGATCTGTGCCAGCCAGGCAGTCGCTCTGATCGACGACATCCCGACGTGCGAGGAACTGGTCGCGCGCATGGTGGCGGAGTGTCGCAGCGCCGTGCAGGCGTCGCTCGGCCGGTTCGCCGCCTGAGGAGGACCACGATATGCAATCAGAAATCATCACCTTGCGCGAGTCGCGGCTCGACATCAGGGACGGCATCGCGGAGTTCACGCATACACAGCCACGGCGGCGCAATCCACTGTCTCTGGCGTTGCGCGAGGACTACATGGATATGCTTGACTATGTGGAAGGCGACGCAAGCATCCGCGCGCTGATCATCACCGGCGCGGACGGCGTGTTCAGCGCGGGAGGCGACCTCCGGGGCATGAAGGACCGCGTCGACAACCCGCAGGCCCCGCAGAACATGCCAGACGCGACGCGTCGCCGCGTGCTCGTGCTGCACCAGTGGGTCAGCCGGCTTCGTGACCTGCAGGTTCCCGTCATCGCCGCTGTGGACGGTCCCGCCGTGGGTGCCGGCATGGGTCTGGCACTTGTTGCGGATTTCGTGCTCGCATCGTCCTGCGCGTTTTTTGGCATGTCGTTCGCCA
It encodes:
- a CDS encoding enoyl-CoA hydratase/isomerase family protein codes for the protein MQSEIITLRESRLDIRDGIAEFTHTQPRRRNPLSLALREDYMDMLDYVEGDASIRALIITGADGVFSAGGDLRGMKDRVDNPQAPQNMPDATRRRVLVLHQWVSRLRDLQVPVIAAVDGPAVGAGMGLALVADFVLASSCAFFGMSFAKVGMVPDMAAAYFLPRVVGMATAKDMMLTARRISVEEAKNVGIVHSIYPPETLMEQARQFARRFLDGPGPTLGMTKRMLNSAFESSYAAFVELESNAQAVATTTPFHRDALQRFIAGEPGRFDWDRVAAK